The following coding sequences lie in one Candidatus Thermoplasmatota archaeon genomic window:
- a CDS encoding NAD(P)/FAD-dependent oxidoreductase has protein sequence MSVPKRDVIIVGAGPAGLTVARYCAAYGLDVVVLEKKKSVGSVVRCGEYLASNEEVLEMFPRAYGLEELHGSVEGCVRRKFDTFSVHSPKGRTYIVPFKGMTIDRTQFERNLAAAAERKGAEILLDTHARSASGEEVVTSKGTVRGRIVVGADGPSSRIARGVGLPRPAQLYRAVTTFVEGRIPDDAALYFGRLSPGAYAWIFPKNGTANAGLGVWERFDGSLSGLLKSWLRGMGLTWQTIRGKLVPATGPVSPTQRGNVLIVGDAAGHVIPTTGGGMQTAMICAREAAKAISAHLSTSAPLAEYEAASRRIVWERLRTGVGIKGLADKVFWSDSLTAMAMRVLGTKGIGRVLRCQRLF, from the coding sequence GTGAGCGTGCCCAAGCGCGATGTCATCATTGTCGGGGCCGGTCCGGCCGGTTTGACCGTGGCGAGGTATTGCGCGGCCTATGGTCTGGATGTCGTGGTGCTCGAGAAGAAGAAATCCGTAGGCTCTGTGGTCAGATGCGGGGAGTATCTCGCCTCCAACGAGGAGGTACTGGAGATGTTCCCGCGAGCCTATGGACTCGAAGAGCTCCATGGAAGCGTGGAGGGCTGTGTGAGGCGGAAGTTCGACACCTTCTCGGTCCACAGTCCGAAGGGGAGGACGTACATCGTTCCTTTCAAGGGGATGACTATTGACAGAACCCAGTTCGAGAGGAATCTGGCGGCCGCTGCAGAGAGGAAGGGCGCAGAGATCCTTCTGGACACCCACGCAAGGTCGGCGAGCGGAGAGGAGGTCGTCACATCGAAGGGCACCGTTCGCGGGAGGATCGTCGTGGGCGCGGACGGTCCGTCATCGCGCATCGCCCGAGGGGTCGGCCTCCCCCGTCCCGCGCAACTGTACCGGGCGGTCACGACGTTCGTGGAGGGTCGCATCCCCGATGATGCTGCTCTCTACTTCGGACGTCTCAGCCCTGGCGCGTACGCGTGGATATTTCCGAAGAACGGCACCGCAAACGCTGGTCTCGGTGTCTGGGAGAGGTTCGATGGAAGCCTGTCCGGTCTTCTGAAGTCCTGGTTGCGAGGAATGGGACTGACGTGGCAGACGATCCGCGGGAAGCTCGTTCCCGCCACAGGGCCCGTCTCCCCGACGCAGAGAGGGAACGTTCTCATAGTCGGCGACGCGGCGGGCCACGTCATCCCCACGACGGGGGGCGGGATGCAGACGGCCATGATATGTGCCCGCGAAGCGGCGAAGGCGATTAGCGCTCATCTTTCCACCAGCGCCCCGCTGGCGGAGTACGAAGCCGCAAGCAGGAGAATCGTCTGGGAACGCCTGAGAACCGGTGTGGGAATCAAGGGCCTCGCGGACAAGGTCTTCTGGAGCGACTCGCTGACGGCCATGGCGATGCGGGTCCTCGGGACGAAGGGAATCGGTCGGGTACTGCGTTGTCAGCGGCTCTTCTGA